The following coding sequences lie in one Palaeococcus ferrophilus DSM 13482 genomic window:
- a CDS encoding methyl-accepting chemotaxis protein produces MQFRKKIILTLIVAVIVTLLIGTATVGYSTLRMRDSIHKTLQVQLQEVLPKEMEKSVQKPVTEEAGTIAISAAELGAKLFDDYFDKMRMMGDVAVQDVQEVYSRHDESDPQFKAFLLKRFEMVRNLDPNVAYVYFGSTTGGMYMWPDEPLPEGYDPRVRPWYKEAVSKNGPVWTEPYKDASTGKWIVTFSEPVYINGKFVGVIGVDVFVSTLIDQAKQIKIGQSGYIAISNKDGTIIVHPDESLVQKLNIHDDPNLADLAGELDKNKDTGWVRYTFKGIDKIAGYKRMKTTGWIVLATVPINELTDPMMKAIEASLKENTEKVANEITSEVNSGIKTSFLGSILAALFGLVVMGIAYRSVNSTLKPLEHLRDVAQALADGKLSEVRERLKRIHYLEEDEIGALIKAFEAVGKDLVGTLDTIATKLERLAEGDLSNGLSVEAKGELKDVLEDLRDTSHRLKGIIGEIVDITNELDKRTNVLAQIASDVTEAINQVNEAVQQVSIEAQRQQENINEITEGVRLVADVSEESVRAMEEFEGAVNEVVHIAEEGREKGEVSAQQIQSIQEMMGEIEHAVSRVNEMSRSIEEITNVITGIAEQTNLLALNAAIEAARAGEAGRGFAVVAQEIRNLAEESKKAADNIKDIIGKMTDEIRGAVSATQRGVSVVGESSETLRETTEYLTNIAELISETGSRLGHVKEQIIRTQEEVDKALKALENLAASAEETTASAEEVSSAVEEQTAAIEELKRAAEELKNIVGKLRGIISRFKL; encoded by the coding sequence AGCTCCAAGAGGTTCTGCCCAAGGAAATGGAGAAAAGCGTCCAGAAGCCGGTTACTGAAGAGGCAGGGACGATAGCCATAAGTGCGGCCGAGTTGGGGGCCAAGCTCTTCGACGACTACTTTGACAAAATGCGCATGATGGGGGATGTGGCCGTTCAGGACGTCCAGGAGGTATACTCAAGGCACGATGAAAGCGACCCTCAGTTCAAGGCGTTTCTGCTCAAGCGCTTCGAGATGGTAAGGAATCTTGACCCAAATGTGGCTTATGTTTACTTCGGAAGCACCACCGGCGGGATGTATATGTGGCCAGACGAGCCCCTTCCTGAGGGCTATGATCCGCGCGTGAGGCCCTGGTACAAGGAAGCGGTTTCGAAGAACGGCCCGGTGTGGACGGAGCCTTATAAGGATGCGTCAACAGGTAAATGGATAGTTACTTTCTCGGAACCTGTTTACATTAACGGCAAGTTTGTTGGTGTCATCGGCGTTGACGTTTTCGTCTCCACTCTGATAGATCAGGCCAAACAGATAAAGATAGGCCAGAGCGGATACATAGCGATTTCCAACAAGGACGGGACGATAATCGTCCATCCGGATGAGAGCCTCGTCCAGAAACTCAACATTCACGACGATCCAAATCTGGCAGACCTTGCAGGAGAGCTCGATAAGAACAAAGATACCGGCTGGGTCAGGTACACTTTCAAAGGTATTGACAAGATAGCGGGCTACAAGAGGATGAAAACTACCGGGTGGATAGTTCTGGCAACAGTCCCCATAAACGAGCTCACTGACCCAATGATGAAAGCTATAGAGGCATCCCTAAAAGAAAACACTGAAAAAGTGGCCAATGAGATAACCTCGGAAGTTAATTCAGGCATAAAAACGTCTTTCCTTGGCTCGATTCTCGCCGCGCTCTTCGGCCTGGTCGTCATGGGGATCGCCTACAGGAGCGTGAACAGCACACTAAAGCCCCTTGAACATCTCCGCGACGTGGCGCAGGCCTTGGCAGATGGAAAGTTGAGCGAGGTTAGAGAACGGCTTAAGAGGATACATTACCTAGAGGAGGACGAGATTGGGGCGCTCATAAAGGCCTTCGAAGCGGTAGGAAAGGATCTCGTTGGGACATTGGATACCATAGCGACCAAACTTGAGCGCTTGGCTGAGGGCGACCTGAGCAACGGTCTAAGCGTCGAGGCAAAGGGTGAACTCAAGGACGTTCTGGAGGATCTGAGAGACACGAGCCACAGACTCAAGGGGATTATCGGTGAGATCGTGGATATAACCAACGAGCTGGACAAGAGAACAAACGTGCTTGCTCAGATTGCAAGTGATGTTACTGAGGCTATCAACCAGGTGAATGAGGCTGTGCAGCAGGTGAGTATTGAGGCTCAGAGGCAGCAGGAGAATATTAATGAGATTACAGAGGGTGTTAGGTTAGTGGCTGACGTGAGTGAGGAGAGCGTTAGGGCGATGGAGGAGTTTGAGGGGGCTGTTAACGAGGTTGTTCACATTGCGGAAGAGGGCAGGGAGAAGGGTGAGGTTTCGGCACAGCAGATTCAGAGTATTCAGGAGATGATGGGTGAGATTGAGCATGCCGTCAGCAGGGTTAATGAGATGAGTAGGAGTATTGAGGAGATTACGAACGTTATTACAGGAATTGCCGAGCAGACGAACCTGCTTGCTCTCAACGCGGCTATTGAGGCTGCTAGAGCGGGTGAGGCTGGTAGGGGTTTTGCCGTCGTTGCCCAGGAGATCAGGAATCTGGCTGAGGAGAGTAAGAAGGCCGCGGACAACATTAAGGACATCATCGGGAAGATGACTGATGAGATTAGGGGTGCTGTTAGCGCCACGCAGAGGGGGGTGAGTGTTGTTGGGGAGTCCTCAGAGACTCTCAGGGAAACCACGGAGTACCTTACCAACATTGCCGAGCTGATCAGTGAGACTGGTTCCAGATTGGGTCACGTGAAGGAGCAGATTATTAGGACTCAGGAGGAGGTTGATAAGGCTCTCAAAGCACTTGAGAATCTTGCCGCCTCTGCTGAAGAAACTACTGCTTCGGCCGAGGAGGTTAGTTCGGCAGTTGAGGAGCAGACGGCAGCTATCGAGGAGCTGAAGAGAGCAGCCGAAGAACTCAAAAACATCGTTGGGAAGTTAAGGGGTATTATCAGTAGGTTCAAACTGTAA